In the genome of Dickeya fangzhongdai, one region contains:
- the fdhF gene encoding formate dehydrogenase subunit alpha, which translates to MQKVITVCPYCGSGCKINLLVENGKVVGAEGANGLTNEGELCLKGYYGWDFLNDTKLLTPRLKQPMIRRQKGAPFEVVSWDEAIDFASSRLKAIKEKYGPDAIMHTGSSRGPGNETNYVMQKFARAVTGTNNIDCCARVCHGPSVSGLQVTLGNGAMSNSICEIEHTDCILVFGYNAADSHPIVARRIIKAKERGAKIIVCDPRHIETARIADLWLPLKNGSNMALVNAFANVLINEGLYNANFVAQHTEGFEEYRNLVAKYTPEYVADITGLDPQLIRDAIRLYAAAPSATILWGMGVTQWTQGVDVVKGLSGLALLTGNLGRPNVGVGPVRGQNNVQGACDMGALPNQFPGYQKVTDADLREKFAKAWGVPSLSDRIGYSLTDVPHMIKEGKIKANYLMGEDPLQTEPDLSVVRETFNQLELLIVQDIFMTKTAAVADVIFPATSWGEHEGVYSAADRGFQRFYKAVEPKGNVKPDWEIISLMATALGYPMHYNNTQEIWDELRNLCPLYYGATYEKMAGLGYVPWPCLTEDSPGTPWLYAGNQFDRPNGKGLLFATEWHPPMEQTDADYPLVLSTVREVGHYSCRSMTGNCTALQTLADEPGYVQMNPEDAARLGIRDQQLTWVASRRGKVISRAMVSERINKGAVYMTYQWWIGACNELTLDEVDPIAKTPEYKHCAVKLEPIADQNWAENYVTQEYSALKARLRKEAEVAG; encoded by the coding sequence ATGCAGAAAGTGATTACCGTCTGCCCTTACTGTGGGTCAGGCTGCAAAATTAACCTGTTGGTGGAAAACGGTAAAGTGGTCGGCGCGGAAGGCGCCAACGGCCTGACCAACGAAGGCGAACTATGCCTGAAAGGCTATTACGGCTGGGATTTTCTCAACGACACCAAGCTGTTAACCCCGCGACTGAAGCAACCGATGATCCGCCGTCAGAAAGGCGCGCCGTTTGAGGTAGTGTCCTGGGACGAAGCCATCGACTTCGCCAGTTCCCGCCTGAAAGCCATCAAAGAAAAATACGGCCCGGACGCCATCATGCACACCGGTTCTTCCCGCGGGCCGGGCAACGAAACCAACTATGTGATGCAGAAATTCGCCCGCGCGGTCACCGGCACCAACAACATCGACTGCTGCGCCCGCGTTTGCCACGGCCCGTCAGTCTCCGGTCTGCAGGTGACGCTGGGCAACGGCGCGATGAGTAACTCGATCTGCGAAATCGAACACACCGACTGCATTCTGGTGTTCGGTTACAACGCCGCCGATTCTCACCCGATTGTGGCGCGCCGCATCATCAAGGCCAAAGAACGCGGCGCCAAAATCATCGTCTGCGACCCGCGCCATATCGAAACCGCGCGTATCGCCGACCTGTGGCTGCCGCTGAAAAACGGCTCCAACATGGCGCTGGTCAACGCCTTCGCCAACGTGCTGATCAATGAAGGGTTGTATAACGCGAATTTCGTGGCCCAGCATACCGAAGGGTTCGAGGAATACCGCAATCTGGTGGCGAAATACACGCCAGAATACGTAGCGGACATCACCGGTCTCGACCCGCAGTTGATTCGCGACGCCATTCGCCTGTACGCCGCCGCGCCGTCCGCCACCATTTTGTGGGGCATGGGCGTCACCCAGTGGACGCAGGGCGTGGATGTGGTGAAAGGCTTGTCCGGTCTGGCGTTGCTCACCGGCAACCTCGGCCGCCCGAACGTCGGCGTCGGCCCGGTGCGCGGTCAGAACAACGTACAGGGCGCCTGCGACATGGGCGCCCTGCCGAACCAGTTCCCCGGCTACCAGAAAGTCACCGACGCGGACCTGCGCGAAAAATTTGCCAAAGCCTGGGGCGTACCGTCGCTGTCCGACCGTATCGGCTACTCGCTGACCGATGTGCCGCACATGATCAAGGAAGGCAAGATCAAAGCCAATTACCTGATGGGCGAAGATCCGCTGCAAACCGAACCGGATTTGTCGGTGGTGCGCGAAACCTTCAACCAGTTGGAACTGCTGATCGTTCAGGACATCTTCATGACCAAGACCGCCGCCGTGGCGGACGTGATCTTCCCCGCGACGTCCTGGGGCGAACATGAAGGGGTGTATTCAGCCGCCGACCGTGGTTTCCAGCGTTTCTACAAGGCGGTGGAGCCGAAGGGCAACGTCAAGCCGGACTGGGAAATCATCAGCCTGATGGCAACCGCTCTGGGTTACCCGATGCATTACAACAACACTCAGGAAATCTGGGATGAGTTGCGCAATCTGTGCCCGCTCTACTACGGCGCCACCTACGAGAAAATGGCCGGTCTGGGCTATGTGCCGTGGCCGTGTCTGACCGAAGACAGCCCAGGCACGCCGTGGCTGTATGCCGGTAACCAGTTCGACCGCCCGAACGGTAAAGGCTTGCTGTTCGCGACAGAATGGCACCCGCCGATGGAGCAGACCGACGCCGACTACCCGCTGGTGCTTTCCACGGTGCGCGAAGTCGGTCACTACTCCTGCCGTTCCATGACCGGCAACTGTACCGCGCTGCAAACGCTGGCGGACGAACCGGGTTACGTACAGATGAACCCGGAAGACGCCGCACGCCTCGGCATTCGCGATCAGCAACTGACGTGGGTGGCGTCACGCCGCGGCAAAGTGATCAGCCGGGCGATGGTCAGCGAGCGCATCAATAAAGGCGCGGTTTACATGACCTATCAGTGGTGGATCGGCGCCTGTAACGAACTGACGCTGGACGAAGTGGACCCGATCGCTAAAACACCGGAATACAAACACTGCGCGGTGAAACTGGAACCGATCGCCGACCAGAACTGGGCGGAGAACTACGTCACACAGGAGTACAGCGCGCTGAAAGCCCGTCTGCGTAAAGAAGCGGAAGTCGCGGGTTGA
- a CDS encoding 4Fe-4S dicluster domain-containing protein, with product MNRFVLADPRKCIGCRTCEVACVLAHSDGNPSSLSPEHFTPRLKVVKGLNVSTTIQCRHCEDAPCANVCPNGAIVHAGDHIRVQQEKCIGCKTCVVACPYGAMTVISKPVARISHYQTLGNCIKAEAHKCDLCEGRVNGPACVEVCPTKALRLISREDIQEMIQRKQRRAALDEAAEMKF from the coding sequence ATGAACCGGTTCGTTTTAGCAGACCCCAGGAAATGTATTGGCTGCCGCACCTGCGAAGTCGCCTGCGTGCTGGCGCACAGCGACGGTAACCCGTCGTCGCTGTCGCCAGAGCATTTCACACCGCGCCTGAAAGTGGTGAAGGGGCTGAATGTCAGCACCACGATTCAATGCCGCCACTGTGAAGACGCCCCCTGCGCCAATGTTTGTCCCAACGGGGCGATCGTACACGCCGGCGATCATATCCGGGTGCAGCAGGAAAAATGCATTGGTTGCAAAACCTGCGTGGTGGCCTGCCCGTACGGCGCCATGACGGTGATCAGTAAACCGGTGGCGCGTATCAGCCATTATCAGACACTGGGTAACTGCATCAAGGCGGAGGCGCACAAGTGCGACCTGTGCGAAGGACGCGTCAACGGCCCGGCCTGTGTCGAAGTCTGCCCGACCAAAGCCCTGCGCCTGATCAGTCGGGAAGACATTCAGGAGATGATTCAACGTAAACAGCGGCGCGCAGCACTTGATGAAGCCGCGGAAATGAAATTCTGA
- the dhiT gene encoding type II toxin-antitoxin system toxin DhiT, with product MPEIDRLAGLIFHLYFYDDERHHLPHVHVCYGNHELIISIRTGTEIEGYLPNNKRKLALAHIRAHREQLLSMWERAVVGRNPGKL from the coding sequence ATGCCTGAGATTGACAGACTGGCAGGGCTGATTTTCCATTTGTACTTTTACGATGATGAACGGCACCACTTGCCGCACGTTCATGTCTGTTATGGCAACCATGAGCTGATCATCAGTATTCGTACTGGAACAGAGATCGAAGGATATCTGCCGAATAACAAGCGCAAGCTGGCGCTTGCGCATATCAGAGCCCATCGGGAACAACTGCTGAGTATGTGGGAGCGGGCGGTTGTGGGGAGAAATCCGGGAAAACTGTGA
- the dhiA gene encoding type II toxin-antitoxin system antitoxin DhiA — protein sequence MHKIVEVDVIGDFSLRLTYEDGLVCDINLYQYASSPVFSNASLFIKFGLLPDGSLEWSPDIKISASELRKKGEYVSHTLAVREKNFADVISRAFYDAVIENRPEILQAALKIAVEKHGNSTVAKEAGAKSRTSLYKSLNKNTHVSLATVVSLAHTVLQLEEK from the coding sequence ATGCATAAAATCGTGGAAGTTGACGTGATTGGCGACTTTTCGTTGCGCCTGACCTATGAGGATGGTTTGGTTTGCGACATCAATCTTTATCAATATGCCTCCAGCCCGGTATTTTCGAACGCCAGCCTATTTATCAAGTTTGGGCTGCTGCCGGATGGTTCGCTGGAATGGTCGCCGGATATTAAGATTTCCGCGTCGGAATTGCGGAAAAAAGGGGAGTATGTCAGCCACACGCTTGCGGTGCGAGAAAAGAACTTCGCTGATGTCATCTCTCGCGCCTTCTATGATGCCGTGATTGAGAACCGGCCGGAAATTCTGCAAGCGGCGTTGAAAATCGCGGTGGAAAAACATGGCAACAGCACAGTAGCCAAAGAGGCGGGGGCGAAAAGTCGCACCAGTCTGTATAAGTCGCTGAATAAAAATACCCATGTCAGTCTTGCGACGGTGGTCAGCCTGGCGCATACCGTGCTGCAACTGGAAGAGAAGTAA
- the hycI gene encoding hydrogenase maturation peptidase HycI, which translates to MTEHPLHTEAPLYIENMVLTVGNTLMGDDGAGPLLAERMSQQPVAGWSVIDGGAIPENAAHTLRELKPRRLLVVDATDMGLAPGAIRIVDPDRIAEDMLMNTHSLPLNYLIDSLKEDIPEVIFVGIQPALVAFYFPISLEVTRAVDTLYQRLSGWEENGGFEVLA; encoded by the coding sequence ATGACTGAACACCCTTTACACACCGAAGCCCCTTTATATATCGAAAACATGGTGCTGACCGTCGGCAACACCCTGATGGGGGACGACGGCGCCGGCCCGCTGCTGGCGGAACGCATGAGTCAGCAACCGGTAGCGGGCTGGTCGGTGATTGACGGCGGCGCCATTCCGGAAAATGCCGCTCACACGCTGCGGGAACTGAAGCCTCGCCGCCTGCTGGTGGTGGACGCCACCGACATGGGGTTGGCGCCGGGCGCCATCCGCATCGTCGATCCGGATCGTATCGCCGAAGACATGCTGATGAATACCCACAGCCTGCCGCTGAACTACCTGATCGACAGCCTGAAGGAAGACATTCCCGAGGTCATTTTCGTCGGCATCCAGCCTGCGCTGGTGGCGTTTTATTTTCCCATCAGCCTAGAAGTAACCCGGGCGGTGGACACCCTGTATCAGCGATTATCCGGCTGGGAGGAGAACGGCGGGTTTGAGGTGCTGGCGTAA
- a CDS encoding formate hydrogenlyase maturation HycH family protein: protein MSSVRFYALNRKFLDSRDKIPEQAQQVMYYSLAIGHHVGVIDCLKQVLHCPLAEYEGWVGQLSDEEARRKMLGLLRFGEITIDHTHTALLGAAFTALAAGDRYPEWTATLVDYLAAMQREPAIYLMVKRLDD from the coding sequence ATGAGCAGCGTTCGTTTTTATGCCCTGAACCGCAAGTTTCTCGACAGCCGCGACAAGATACCGGAGCAGGCGCAGCAGGTGATGTATTACTCGCTGGCTATCGGCCATCACGTCGGCGTCATCGACTGCCTGAAACAGGTGTTGCATTGCCCGCTGGCGGAGTACGAAGGCTGGGTCGGTCAGTTGAGTGATGAGGAAGCCCGCCGCAAGATGCTGGGTTTGCTGCGCTTTGGCGAAATCACCATTGACCACACCCACACCGCGCTGCTGGGCGCGGCCTTCACCGCACTGGCGGCGGGGGATCGCTACCCGGAATGGACCGCTACGCTGGTGGACTATCTGGCGGCGATGCAACGGGAACCGGCTATTTATCTAATGGTGAAACGCCTTGATGACTGA
- a CDS encoding NADH-quinone oxidoreductase subunit B family protein: MSMLPNGVDHYHTTPITLDEQAQQLKKTLLKDIQRSAYVYRVDCGGCNGCEIEIFSAITPLFDAERFGIKVVASPRHADILLFTGAVTRAMRSPALRAYESAPDPKICISYGACGCGGGIFHDLYCVWGGSDKIVPIDVYIPGCPPTPAATIYGFAVALGLLEQKLHGSDHQQAEHEKAALIHPAVPLDLRVRVEREARLMAGYRQGREISDRFLDLLENQPLEGFEHRVTRWLNQYEDPRLNEIVGHLLQIYHAMLRGEILS, from the coding sequence ATGAGTATGCTGCCCAACGGGGTCGATCACTACCACACCACCCCGATTACGCTCGACGAACAGGCCCAGCAGCTGAAAAAGACGCTGCTGAAAGATATCCAGCGCTCCGCCTACGTCTACCGCGTGGACTGCGGCGGCTGTAACGGCTGCGAGATCGAGATCTTCTCCGCCATTACGCCGCTGTTCGACGCCGAACGCTTCGGCATCAAGGTGGTGGCGTCGCCGCGCCACGCCGACATCCTGCTGTTTACCGGCGCGGTGACCCGCGCCATGCGAAGCCCGGCGCTGCGCGCTTATGAATCGGCGCCGGATCCGAAAATCTGTATCTCCTACGGCGCCTGCGGTTGCGGCGGCGGCATCTTCCACGACCTGTACTGCGTGTGGGGCGGCAGCGACAAAATCGTGCCGATCGACGTCTACATCCCCGGTTGTCCGCCGACCCCGGCGGCGACGATTTACGGTTTTGCGGTGGCGCTGGGGCTGCTGGAGCAGAAACTGCACGGCAGCGACCACCAGCAGGCCGAACATGAGAAAGCGGCGCTGATTCATCCGGCGGTGCCGCTGGATTTGCGGGTGCGGGTGGAGCGGGAAGCCCGTCTGATGGCGGGGTATCGCCAGGGGCGGGAAATCAGCGACCGTTTCCTCGACTTGCTGGAAAACCAGCCGCTGGAAGGCTTTGAGCATCGCGTCACCCGTTGGCTCAACCAATATGAAGACCCGCGGCTAAACGAGATCGTCGGTCATCTGCTACAGATTTATCACGCCATGCTGCGCGGGGAGATCCTGTCATGA
- the hyfH gene encoding hydrogenase 4 subunit H, with amino-acid sequence MIKLFKTILKAGNSTVKYPFAPLAVPAGFRGKPEYDPEQCIGCAACTMACPANALTMANDLDNGTRTWQLFLGRCIFCGRCEEVCPTRAIVLSQEFEMAVASKADLYQRATFQLLNCHVCQRPFAPQKEVEYAMALLAHAGVPENEVEARRHQFETCPDCKRKQNMNHQGNVRLSQHLPAPTTHKGNAQ; translated from the coding sequence ATGATTAAATTGTTCAAAACCATCCTCAAGGCGGGCAACAGCACGGTGAAATACCCGTTCGCGCCGCTGGCGGTGCCCGCCGGATTTCGAGGCAAACCGGAGTACGACCCGGAGCAGTGCATCGGCTGCGCCGCCTGTACCATGGCCTGCCCGGCCAATGCCCTGACGATGGCTAACGACCTGGACAACGGCACCCGCACCTGGCAGTTGTTCCTCGGCCGCTGCATCTTCTGCGGCCGCTGCGAAGAAGTGTGCCCGACCCGCGCCATCGTGCTGTCGCAGGAGTTCGAAATGGCGGTCGCCAGCAAGGCCGACCTGTACCAGCGCGCCACCTTCCAACTGCTGAACTGCCATGTCTGCCAGCGGCCGTTCGCGCCGCAGAAAGAGGTGGAATACGCGATGGCGCTGCTGGCGCACGCCGGGGTGCCGGAAAACGAGGTGGAGGCGCGTCGCCACCAGTTCGAAACCTGCCCGGACTGCAAACGCAAACAGAACATGAACCATCAGGGCAACGTGCGGCTGAGTCAGCACCTGCCCGCCCCGACCACTCACAAGGGGAATGCGCAATGA